A single window of Actinoallomurus bryophytorum DNA harbors:
- a CDS encoding TetR/AcrR family transcriptional regulator: MEAEGSLHDRLVDVGVDLVMTEGSAALGLREIARRAGVSHGAPRRYFPTHHALLSAIARRGFADLGARFAAATRDVSSPRAQLEALGRTYVAYALECRGMFELMFRHDLLDSEKHASDRPRLRDSSLPLFELLVGLVARCRPERAGAVPPPAVTAAALWSNLHGIAQLWGWGSLRLALGAPPDGDRLDLLVGAALDAHLGPTGS, encoded by the coding sequence ATGGAAGCTGAGGGATCTCTCCACGACCGGCTCGTCGACGTCGGAGTGGACCTGGTGATGACCGAGGGATCCGCCGCGCTCGGCCTGCGTGAGATCGCCAGGCGGGCCGGCGTGTCGCACGGGGCGCCGCGCCGGTACTTTCCGACCCACCACGCCCTGCTCTCCGCGATCGCCCGCCGTGGCTTCGCGGATCTCGGGGCACGGTTCGCGGCGGCGACCCGCGACGTCTCCTCGCCGCGCGCCCAGCTGGAGGCCCTCGGACGGACCTACGTCGCGTACGCGCTGGAGTGCCGCGGCATGTTCGAGCTGATGTTCCGGCACGATCTGCTCGACAGCGAGAAGCACGCCTCGGACCGGCCGCGGCTGCGGGACTCGAGCCTGCCGCTTTTCGAGCTCCTCGTCGGGCTCGTCGCCCGATGCCGGCCGGAGCGGGCCGGCGCGGTCCCGCCGCCGGCCGTGACGGCCGCCGCGCTCTGGTCGAACCTGCACGGCATCGCCCAGCTGTGGGGATGGGGGAGCCTGCGACTCGCCCTGGGCGCGCCACCGGACGGTGACCGGCTCGACCTGCTGGTGGGGGCGGCCCTGGACGCTCACCTCGGCCCCACGGGCTCGTGA
- a CDS encoding 6-pyruvoyl trahydropterin synthase family protein, whose product MFSVTVRDHVMVAHSFRGEVFGPAQRLHGATFVVDATFRRAELDADNIVVDIGRASEELGALLGELNYRNLDDEPDFKGVNTSTEFLAKVVADRLAERIHAGALGEGARGVAEIAVTLHESHVASAGFERPL is encoded by the coding sequence TTGTTCAGCGTCACCGTTCGCGACCACGTGATGGTCGCCCACAGCTTCCGCGGCGAGGTCTTCGGCCCGGCGCAGCGCCTGCACGGCGCGACGTTCGTCGTGGACGCGACCTTCCGCCGCGCCGAGCTCGACGCCGACAACATCGTCGTCGACATCGGACGCGCCTCCGAGGAGCTCGGCGCCCTGCTCGGGGAGCTCAACTACCGCAACCTCGACGACGAGCCCGACTTCAAGGGCGTCAACACCTCGACGGAGTTCCTGGCCAAGGTCGTCGCCGACCGGCTCGCCGAGCGCATCCACGCCGGTGCCCTGGGCGAGGGAGCGCGCGGAGTGGCCGAGATCGCGGTCACCCTGCACGAGTCGCACGTCGCGTCCGCGGGTTTCGAGCGCCCCTTGTGA
- a CDS encoding glycosyltransferase family 4 protein: protein MSGAPVHVVMPGDVDDPAVPSGGNTYDRRVCQGLAVDRPVHEIAVRGAWPRPRDAEREELARSLAALPDGSLVIADGLVACGVPEVVVPQARRLRLAVLVHMPLADEAEPGGDLDARERRTLTAVGAVVTTSRWSARRLVAHHGLDAGRVHVAAPGTDPAPTAPGTDGASQLLCVASVTPLKSQDVLVEALATITDLAWNCVCAGALSRAPAYVARLRRRIARLGLDERVRLIGPQTGERLASAYAGADLVVLASRAETYGMVVTEALARGIPVMATAVGGVPETVGDAGGDLPGVLLPPGDPSALAEALRRWLGEPGTRDRFRAAARRRREELDGWETTSRALSGVLERLRREPGA, encoded by the coding sequence GTGAGCGGCGCCCCCGTCCACGTCGTCATGCCCGGTGACGTCGACGACCCGGCCGTGCCGAGCGGGGGCAACACCTATGACCGCCGGGTGTGCCAGGGCCTGGCCGTGGACCGGCCCGTGCACGAGATCGCGGTACGGGGCGCCTGGCCGCGCCCCCGGGACGCCGAACGCGAAGAACTCGCCCGGTCGCTCGCCGCGCTGCCCGACGGCTCGCTCGTCATCGCGGACGGGCTGGTCGCCTGCGGCGTCCCCGAGGTCGTCGTCCCGCAGGCACGCCGGCTGCGCCTGGCCGTCCTGGTGCACATGCCCCTGGCCGACGAGGCCGAGCCGGGTGGCGACCTGGACGCGCGCGAACGGCGGACGCTGACGGCCGTCGGCGCGGTCGTGACGACCAGCCGGTGGTCCGCGCGCCGGCTCGTCGCCCATCACGGGCTCGACGCAGGCCGGGTCCACGTCGCCGCGCCGGGTACCGACCCGGCGCCGACGGCACCCGGCACCGACGGCGCGTCGCAGCTGCTCTGCGTCGCCTCGGTGACCCCCCTCAAGTCCCAGGACGTCCTGGTGGAGGCCCTCGCGACCATCACCGACCTGGCCTGGAACTGCGTCTGCGCCGGAGCGCTGAGCCGTGCCCCGGCCTACGTCGCGCGGTTGCGGCGGCGGATCGCCCGGCTCGGCCTCGACGAACGGGTACGGCTGATCGGGCCGCAGACCGGCGAACGGCTGGCGTCGGCGTACGCCGGGGCCGACCTCGTGGTGCTGGCCTCACGTGCCGAGACGTACGGCATGGTCGTGACGGAGGCGCTGGCACGCGGGATACCGGTGATGGCGACCGCCGTGGGCGGTGTGCCGGAGACCGTGGGCGACGCGGGCGGTGACCTGCCCGGTGTCCTGCTGCCTCCCGGAGACCCATCGGCCCTCGCGGAGGCCCTGCGCCGCTGGCTCGGCGAGCCCGGGACGCGCGACCGGTTCAGGGCCGCGGCACGTCGCCGGCGGGAGGAGCTGGACGGGTGGGAGACGACATCGCGGGCGCTGAGCGGCGTGCTGGAACGTCTGCGGCGGGAGCCGGGCGCATGA
- a CDS encoding zinc-dependent alcohol dehydrogenase, translated as MEYAARAFWLRAPGQGEIRPTALPGPGPDEVLVRSLYSGVSRGTETLVFRGGVPESQYDLMRAPFQEGDFPGPVKYGYLNVGVVEQGPSALLGRTVFCLYPHQTRYVVPATAVTPLPDGVAPERAVLAGTVETAVNALWDAAPLIGDRVSVVGAGMVGCCVARILAGMPGVRVQLVDANPARAAVADALGVGFALPEQATEGRDLVFHASATEEGLTRSLELLTPDGTVIELSWYGDRRVSLPLGEFFHSRRLVVRGSQVGAIHPARRARRDFADRLALALDLLADPAFDALITGESAFEELPDVMPRIAAGELPALCHRVMYDAAEADPGE; from the coding sequence ATGGAGTACGCCGCGCGCGCCTTCTGGCTGCGTGCTCCCGGCCAGGGCGAGATCCGGCCGACGGCCCTGCCGGGTCCCGGCCCGGACGAGGTGCTGGTACGCAGCCTGTACTCCGGGGTGAGCCGGGGCACCGAGACCCTCGTCTTCCGCGGTGGCGTGCCCGAGAGCCAGTACGACCTGATGCGCGCGCCGTTCCAGGAGGGCGACTTTCCCGGGCCGGTCAAGTACGGCTACCTCAACGTGGGCGTGGTCGAACAGGGGCCGTCCGCGCTGCTGGGCCGCACCGTCTTCTGCCTGTACCCCCACCAGACCCGCTACGTGGTGCCGGCCACCGCGGTGACGCCTCTCCCGGACGGAGTCGCCCCGGAGCGTGCGGTGCTGGCGGGGACCGTCGAGACGGCGGTGAACGCCCTGTGGGACGCGGCACCGCTGATCGGTGACCGGGTCTCCGTCGTCGGCGCCGGGATGGTCGGCTGCTGCGTGGCAAGGATCCTCGCCGGGATGCCCGGCGTACGTGTCCAGCTGGTCGACGCGAATCCCGCACGAGCGGCCGTCGCGGACGCGCTCGGCGTCGGTTTCGCGCTGCCCGAGCAGGCCACGGAGGGCCGCGACCTGGTCTTCCACGCCAGCGCCACGGAAGAGGGCCTGACCCGGTCGCTGGAGCTGCTCACCCCGGACGGCACGGTCATCGAGCTGAGCTGGTACGGCGACCGGCGGGTCAGCCTGCCGCTCGGCGAGTTCTTCCACTCGCGCCGTCTCGTCGTGCGCGGCAGCCAGGTCGGCGCGATCCACCCGGCCCGGCGTGCGCGGCGTGACTTCGCCGACCGCCTCGCGCTGGCCCTCGACCTGCTCGCCGACCCCGCCTTCGACGCACTCATCACGGGCGAGTCCGCGTTCGAGGAACTGCCCGATGTGATGCCACGTATCGCCGCCGGTGAACTTCCGGCGCTTTGTCACCGTGTCATGTATGACGCGGCAGAAGCCGACCCAGGAGAGTGA
- a CDS encoding CDP-alcohol phosphatidyltransferase family protein has protein sequence MVTQDLRVPFGRAPAAGLGAQLTLLMLLWAAGVCLGFAGWLAGTVYAVVMWAVLRSALRRSRTRSFGPANGVTLARATLVGCVTAIVAQTLMERESVTTLIVIAAAALALDAVDGHVARRTRTASPLGARFDMEVDAFLILVLSVFVANSFGAWVLSIGAMRYAFVAAGWAVPWLRASLPGTRAGKTVAAMQGIVLVFAAADVAPRPVAYVAVASALALLCWSFGRDVVWLWRNRHAEVVPPR, from the coding sequence GTGGTCACACAAGATCTGCGGGTCCCGTTCGGCCGCGCACCGGCCGCAGGACTGGGCGCTCAGCTCACCCTGCTGATGCTTCTGTGGGCGGCGGGCGTCTGCCTCGGCTTCGCGGGATGGCTGGCGGGCACCGTGTACGCCGTGGTCATGTGGGCGGTCCTCCGGTCGGCGCTGCGCAGGTCGCGGACCCGGTCGTTCGGCCCGGCCAACGGTGTGACCCTGGCACGGGCGACACTCGTCGGCTGCGTGACGGCCATCGTGGCGCAGACGCTCATGGAGCGGGAGTCGGTCACCACGCTGATCGTCATCGCCGCGGCCGCCCTGGCCCTGGACGCGGTCGACGGTCACGTCGCGCGCCGCACGCGCACCGCGTCGCCGCTGGGAGCGCGCTTCGACATGGAGGTCGACGCGTTCCTGATCCTGGTGCTGAGCGTCTTCGTCGCGAACTCCTTCGGCGCGTGGGTGCTGTCGATCGGGGCTATGAGGTACGCGTTCGTGGCGGCGGGCTGGGCCGTGCCGTGGCTGCGCGCCTCGCTACCGGGCACCAGGGCGGGCAAGACCGTGGCCGCGATGCAGGGGATCGTGCTGGTCTTCGCCGCGGCGGACGTCGCGCCACGCCCGGTCGCCTACGTCGCCGTCGCGTCGGCGCTGGCCCTCCTGTGCTGGTCCTTCGGCCGTGACGTCGTGTGGCTCTGGCGGAACCGCCACGCCGAGGTCGTGCCGCCTCGCTGA
- a CDS encoding serine hydrolase domain-containing protein: MGELKVTCDPAEVGFDAGRLRRIEAHFAPYVDDGRLPGWLALVSRRGEIAHLSTYGSRDLASGAPVETDTLFRIYSMSKPVTSVAAMMLYEEGAFELTDPVSRFIPSFADMRVYEQGIAASPITRPAAEPVRVWHLLTHTAGLVYGFQHVSVVDEIYRNAGFDRGTPRGLDLAGVVDRLAGLPLLFEPGSQWNYSVATDVLGRLVEVVSGQPLDRFLDDRIFGPLGMTDTGFFIDEDRADRMASLYTPGPDGRAVPVDMRGAEFRKPRVLLGGAGLISSAADYHRFTQMLLRGGELDGVRLLSPRTVAYMTRNHLPGDADLEDFGRPVFAEVSYGGVGFGLGFAVVQDPAKTKTLSSAGEFNWGGAASTVFWVDPAEQVTAVFLTQLLPSSTHPIRTRLRQLVNQALID; this comes from the coding sequence ATGGGTGAGCTGAAGGTCACGTGCGACCCGGCGGAGGTCGGCTTCGACGCCGGCCGGTTGCGCCGGATCGAGGCTCATTTCGCGCCCTACGTCGACGACGGACGGCTGCCGGGCTGGCTGGCGCTGGTCAGCCGCCGCGGCGAGATCGCGCACCTGTCCACGTACGGCTCGCGTGACCTCGCCTCCGGGGCCCCGGTCGAGACCGACACCCTGTTCCGGATCTACTCGATGTCCAAGCCGGTCACCTCGGTCGCGGCGATGATGCTGTACGAGGAGGGCGCGTTCGAGCTCACCGACCCGGTCAGCCGGTTCATCCCCTCCTTCGCCGACATGCGCGTCTACGAGCAGGGGATCGCGGCGAGTCCCATCACCCGCCCGGCGGCCGAGCCGGTGCGCGTCTGGCACCTCCTGACCCACACGGCCGGCCTGGTCTACGGCTTCCAGCACGTCAGCGTCGTCGACGAGATCTACCGGAACGCCGGCTTCGATCGCGGTACGCCGCGCGGCCTCGACCTCGCCGGGGTCGTCGACCGGCTGGCCGGGCTGCCGCTGCTCTTCGAGCCCGGCTCGCAGTGGAACTACTCCGTCGCCACCGACGTGCTGGGTCGGCTGGTCGAGGTCGTCTCCGGGCAGCCGCTGGACCGGTTCCTAGACGATCGGATCTTCGGCCCGCTGGGGATGACCGACACCGGCTTCTTCATCGACGAGGACCGCGCGGACCGGATGGCCTCGCTCTACACGCCGGGCCCGGACGGCCGTGCCGTGCCGGTCGACATGCGCGGCGCCGAGTTCCGCAAGCCCCGCGTCCTGCTCGGCGGGGCCGGGCTGATCTCCAGCGCGGCCGACTACCACCGGTTCACCCAGATGCTGCTGCGCGGCGGCGAGCTCGACGGCGTACGCCTGCTGAGCCCGCGCACCGTCGCGTACATGACCCGCAACCACCTGCCCGGCGACGCCGACCTGGAGGACTTCGGCCGGCCCGTGTTCGCCGAGGTCTCCTACGGTGGCGTCGGCTTCGGGCTCGGCTTCGCGGTCGTACAGGACCCGGCGAAGACCAAGACACTGAGTTCCGCGGGCGAGTTCAACTGGGGCGGCGCGGCGAGCACGGTCTTCTGGGTGGACCCGGCCGAGCAGGTGACCGCCGTCTTCCTCACCCAGCTTCTCCCGTCCAGCACGCATCCGATCCGTACGCGGCTGAGGCAGCTCGTCAACCAGGCGCTCATCGACTGA
- a CDS encoding lysylphosphatidylglycerol synthase transmembrane domain-containing protein, translated as MRSLTRAVWPWLRLLIGAGILAVLLWRLGTDAFLNGLRVIDAPAVLAALVIGLVTTVAGAARWCLVLRRLGVGLPLRTAVADCYRAVFLNTVLPGGVLGDVHRAVRHGQSSGDVARGVRAVAIERSGGQVVLTAAGVAVLWARPSIVAAAGRHLVAPVPVAVACALVLAVVAVIRWGRHTAVWRRVAAPVLTDVRRGLLARDTWPGVMALSVAGLLGHVTLFLIAARVAGSSAPVSQLLPLIVLALFAMGLPVNIGGWGPREGVSAWAFAAAGLGAAEGVTVAVVYGVLAFVTGLPGAGVLIFGNLARPEVQLEEKVLTEYEAPRRCA; from the coding sequence GTGCGCTCCCTGACGCGGGCCGTCTGGCCATGGCTGCGGCTTCTCATCGGCGCGGGCATCCTCGCGGTGCTCCTCTGGCGGCTGGGCACCGATGCGTTCCTGAACGGCCTGCGCGTGATCGACGCCCCGGCGGTCCTCGCGGCGCTCGTGATCGGCCTGGTGACCACGGTGGCCGGCGCCGCGCGCTGGTGTCTCGTGCTGCGCCGCCTGGGCGTGGGACTGCCGTTGCGAACGGCCGTCGCCGACTGCTACCGCGCGGTGTTCCTCAACACGGTGCTGCCGGGTGGCGTGCTCGGCGACGTCCACCGCGCGGTCCGGCACGGCCAGAGCTCCGGTGACGTCGCGCGCGGCGTACGCGCGGTGGCGATCGAACGCAGCGGCGGGCAGGTCGTCCTCACGGCGGCCGGGGTCGCGGTGCTGTGGGCCCGGCCGTCCATCGTCGCGGCCGCGGGCCGGCATCTCGTCGCGCCCGTGCCGGTCGCGGTCGCTTGCGCGCTCGTCCTGGCGGTCGTCGCGGTGATCCGCTGGGGGCGGCACACCGCGGTCTGGCGCCGTGTGGCCGCCCCTGTCCTGACCGACGTACGCCGCGGCCTGCTCGCCCGCGACACGTGGCCGGGCGTCATGGCCCTGTCGGTGGCGGGGCTGCTCGGGCACGTCACGCTCTTCCTGATCGCCGCGCGCGTCGCGGGCTCCTCGGCGCCGGTCTCGCAGTTGCTGCCGCTGATCGTGCTCGCGCTCTTCGCGATGGGGCTGCCGGTCAACATCGGCGGATGGGGACCGCGGGAGGGCGTCTCGGCCTGGGCGTTCGCCGCAGCCGGGCTAGGAGCGGCCGAGGGGGTCACCGTCGCCGTGGTGTACGGCGTGCTCGCCTTCGTCACGGGCCTGCCCGGTGCCGGAGTACTCATCTTCGGGAACCTCGCCCGCCCGGAGGTCCAGCTCGAAGAGAAGGTCCTCACCGAGTACGAAGCGCCGCGACGGTGCGCGTAG
- a CDS encoding class I SAM-dependent methyltransferase, translating to MSMAAAPYCPPEWLALREGADAAARATALVAPLRAYLGDVGRAVIRDLGCGTGSMARWLAPLLPGPQHWIMHDRDPVLLAHAAASVVDGRAVTVATERRDITGLRGDDLAGTSLVTASALLDLLTAVEVDRLAAACAGIPALLTLSVAGEVELTPADPLDAEIHAAFNAHQRRVTGGRRLLGPDAPAVAAEAFERHGAVVREQASPWRLGADRSALTREWLSGWVDAACAERPDLAVPAEDYRRRRLEACAGGELRVVVQHRDLLALPAA from the coding sequence ATGAGCATGGCCGCCGCGCCGTACTGCCCGCCGGAGTGGCTGGCGCTGCGCGAGGGCGCCGACGCCGCGGCCCGTGCGACCGCGCTGGTCGCCCCGCTGCGCGCGTACCTGGGTGACGTCGGGCGGGCGGTCATCCGTGATCTGGGCTGCGGCACCGGGTCGATGGCGCGCTGGCTGGCTCCCCTCCTGCCCGGCCCGCAGCACTGGATCATGCACGACCGCGATCCGGTGCTGCTCGCCCATGCCGCCGCGAGCGTGGTGGACGGCCGTGCCGTCACAGTGGCGACCGAGCGGCGCGACATCACCGGGCTCCGCGGGGACGACCTCGCCGGCACCTCACTCGTGACGGCCTCGGCGCTGCTGGACCTGCTCACGGCCGTCGAGGTGGACCGGCTCGCCGCGGCGTGTGCCGGGATCCCCGCCCTGCTGACCCTGTCCGTCGCCGGGGAGGTCGAGCTCACTCCGGCCGACCCGCTCGACGCCGAGATCCACGCCGCCTTCAACGCGCACCAGCGTCGCGTCACCGGCGGACGCCGCCTGCTCGGCCCGGACGCCCCCGCCGTCGCGGCCGAGGCGTTCGAACGTCATGGCGCGGTGGTTCGCGAACAGGCCAGCCCGTGGCGCCTCGGCGCGGACCGGTCCGCGCTGACGCGAGAATGGCTCTCCGGCTGGGTCGACGCCGCGTGCGCCGAGCGACCGGACCTGGCCGTCCCGGCGGAGGACTACCGGCGCCGGCGCCTTGAGGCGTGTGCCGGGGGTGAGCTGCGCGTCGTCGTCCAGCACCGCGACCTCCTCGCGCTGCCGGCAGCGTGA
- a CDS encoding phage holin family protein has product MSEPANTRPYQAVAHDGSSTDGASTGELVAQASRQISDLVRQELNLAKTELVDKGKHFGLGTGLFGGAGVFAVYGGAVLLAAAVAALSLVWPVWLAALVIGVALLVIAGILALTGRKQLRRAVPPMPEQAAASVKTDVHEIRDHLSERHR; this is encoded by the coding sequence GTGAGCGAGCCCGCGAACACCCGTCCGTACCAGGCGGTGGCCCACGATGGATCATCCACGGACGGCGCCTCGACCGGTGAGCTCGTCGCGCAGGCGAGCCGCCAGATCAGTGATCTCGTCCGTCAGGAACTCAACCTCGCCAAGACCGAGCTCGTCGACAAGGGCAAGCACTTCGGACTCGGCACCGGGCTGTTCGGCGGCGCCGGAGTCTTCGCCGTCTACGGCGGAGCGGTACTCCTCGCCGCCGCGGTCGCGGCCCTTTCGCTCGTGTGGCCGGTCTGGCTCGCGGCGCTCGTCATCGGCGTGGCGCTGCTGGTCATCGCCGGGATACTGGCCCTGACCGGACGCAAGCAGTTGCGCCGCGCGGTGCCGCCCATGCCCGAGCAGGCCGCCGCCTCGGTGAAGACCGACGTTCACGAGATCAGGGACCATCTCAGTGAGAGGCATCGATGA
- a CDS encoding MFS transporter → MTGAETVRRRVVLLVSVAGAMIVALDGTVLIVAQPGMRRDLGASVAQVQWTSTGYLLAVAALLVIAGRLGDRYGHTRLLLTGVLGFGAASAGIALAPGVGWVIGLRVVQGVFGALLQPATLALLRLAYPAGRLGTAVAIRTGAIGVAAAAGPVLGGALVAHLGWRAVFVVNVPVALAIAALTFAVRSPAPPRTEPRRIGLTGAALLAAALAVLVHTVVGVPSRGWTAAPTLLGSGAVIGLAAALVLRERRTAHPIVPPVVARSVPVMASMAILLVTTCGMFGALFVATFFLQDVLRLGPFAAGLRVLPLTALMVLGAPVAGAALRRYGPRRTVVAGILLVVLGIVGMSRLGPAWAVTGATFAVLGAGFATVMVTTTGTVVGDAPPGYAGVVGGLKQTAMNIGPAFGIAVAATMMPLGMAPGRGPALAVLAGLTALGLLPAALLPTRPSPGARRNTGRLRVP, encoded by the coding sequence GTGACAGGGGCCGAGACCGTACGGCGACGCGTGGTGCTCCTGGTCAGCGTTGCCGGCGCCATGATCGTCGCGCTGGACGGCACGGTTCTGATCGTCGCGCAGCCCGGCATGCGCCGTGACCTCGGCGCTAGCGTGGCGCAGGTCCAGTGGACCAGCACCGGCTATCTGCTCGCCGTGGCCGCGCTCCTCGTCATCGCGGGACGGCTCGGCGACCGGTACGGGCACACGCGGCTGCTGCTCACCGGCGTGCTCGGGTTCGGCGCCGCCTCGGCCGGCATCGCTCTCGCGCCCGGCGTCGGCTGGGTGATCGGGCTGCGCGTCGTCCAGGGCGTGTTCGGCGCACTCCTCCAGCCGGCGACGCTCGCGCTCCTGAGGCTCGCCTACCCTGCGGGCCGGCTGGGTACGGCGGTCGCCATCCGGACCGGCGCGATCGGCGTGGCCGCGGCGGCCGGCCCGGTACTCGGGGGCGCGCTCGTCGCGCACCTGGGTTGGCGAGCCGTGTTCGTGGTCAACGTCCCGGTGGCGCTCGCGATCGCCGCGCTCACGTTCGCGGTGCGGTCTCCGGCGCCCCCACGTACCGAACCTCGGCGGATCGGCCTCACCGGCGCCGCACTGCTCGCGGCCGCGCTCGCGGTCCTGGTCCACACGGTCGTCGGCGTACCGTCGCGCGGGTGGACCGCCGCTCCGACACTGCTCGGGTCCGGGGCCGTCATCGGCCTCGCGGCAGCGCTCGTCCTGCGCGAACGCCGTACCGCGCATCCGATCGTGCCGCCGGTCGTGGCGCGCTCCGTACCGGTGATGGCGTCGATGGCGATCCTGCTGGTCACCACCTGCGGCATGTTCGGCGCGCTGTTCGTGGCCACGTTCTTCCTCCAGGACGTACTCCGGCTCGGCCCGTTCGCCGCCGGCCTGCGGGTGCTCCCGCTGACCGCGCTCATGGTCCTCGGCGCGCCCGTGGCCGGCGCCGCGCTACGCCGGTACGGCCCGCGCCGCACCGTGGTCGCGGGCATCCTCCTCGTCGTCCTCGGGATCGTGGGAATGTCCCGGCTCGGCCCGGCGTGGGCCGTCACCGGCGCGACCTTCGCCGTGCTCGGCGCCGGGTTCGCGACCGTGATGGTCACCACGACCGGGACCGTCGTCGGCGACGCGCCGCCCGGGTACGCCGGCGTCGTGGGCGGGCTGAAGCAGACCGCGATGAACATCGGCCCGGCCTTCGGCATCGCGGTCGCGGCCACCATGATGCCGCTGGGTATGGCCCCGGGGAGAGGGCCTGCCTTGGCGGTCCTGGCCGGACTCACCGCCCTGGGCCTGCTGCCGGCCGCACTCCTGCCGACCCGGCCGTCACCGGGCGCCCGCCGGAACACCGGTCGTCT
- a CDS encoding DUF4235 domain-containing protein, producing the protein MSKSSSKSDSISRPVSAALGMAGGLIAGMIFKRTWKLVAGQEDTPDAGDLDRGWAEVMIAATLQGAIAGAVKAALNHGYLVHRQSEPDDGEDD; encoded by the coding sequence GTGAGCAAGAGCTCGAGCAAGTCCGACTCGATCTCCAGGCCGGTGTCGGCGGCACTGGGCATGGCCGGTGGCCTGATCGCCGGAATGATCTTCAAACGCACCTGGAAGCTGGTCGCCGGGCAGGAGGACACGCCCGACGCCGGCGACCTGGACCGGGGATGGGCCGAGGTGATGATCGCCGCTACGTTGCAGGGCGCCATCGCCGGTGCGGTGAAGGCCGCCCTCAACCACGGCTACCTCGTCCACCGCCAGAGCGAACCGGACGACGGCGAGGACGACTGA
- a CDS encoding DUF3618 domain-containing protein, which yields MTASDAKDDREQLIAGIEQTRHDLAETVEALAAKADVASRVRGKTAQVRGQIGGKFSTLTRTARDRAPGVRDQVSKAGRVIPEPARRTVTERPAVLYAAAGACVAAGLWMWRMGGRRP from the coding sequence GTGACGGCATCCGACGCGAAGGATGACCGGGAGCAGCTCATCGCGGGGATCGAGCAGACTCGCCACGACCTCGCGGAGACGGTGGAGGCGCTGGCGGCAAAGGCCGACGTGGCCTCGCGCGTCCGCGGCAAGACCGCCCAGGTGCGCGGGCAGATCGGCGGGAAGTTCAGCACGCTGACCCGTACGGCGCGCGACCGGGCGCCGGGCGTGCGCGACCAGGTGAGCAAGGCGGGGCGGGTCATTCCCGAGCCGGCCCGCCGCACCGTGACCGAGCGGCCCGCCGTCCTGTACGCCGCGGCCGGAGCGTGCGTCGCGGCCGGGCTGTGGATGTGGCGGATGGGCGGGAGACGACCGTGA